A genomic stretch from Eubacterium sulci ATCC 35585 includes:
- a CDS encoding membrane protein — MIINRYIIAYFLFSVLGWVWESIYCTAKEKKWQNRGFLYGPLCPIYGAGAIIGLLYWDLNASGIIPDLSWLGVFIAGFIVSMILEYPTSYILEKKFNARWWDYTTVPLNINGRTSVPTSIGFGLGAIAIVEFIIPPFDDFYDKIPLFLIAVLPVIFVAIYSCDITLTVSHLTNFQRNVAELEESFQNRMTERVDNLFEKHGRVYGNTLSRIASFRMSESRNGIAEKIVEARRELRKLKTNIESK; from the coding sequence ATGATTATTAATAGATATATAATAGCATATTTTCTTTTCAGTGTTTTGGGATGGGTATGGGAGAGCATCTACTGTACAGCCAAGGAAAAGAAATGGCAGAATAGGGGATTTCTATATGGTCCACTTTGTCCGATATATGGGGCAGGTGCAATTATTGGACTTCTTTATTGGGATTTAAATGCTAGTGGAATAATTCCTGACCTATCATGGCTTGGGGTATTCATTGCGGGCTTCATTGTAAGCATGATATTAGAATATCCTACCTCATATATTCTTGAGAAGAAGTTTAATGCTAGGTGGTGGGACTATACTACAGTTCCTCTAAATATTAATGGACGAACCAGTGTGCCAACTTCGATAGGATTTGGACTAGGTGCGATAGCAATAGTTGAGTTTATAATACCGCCTTTTGATGATTTTTATGACAAGATACCGCTATTTTTAATCGCAGTGCTTCCAGTTATTTTTGTTGCAATATATTCATGTGACATAACTCTTACAGTTTCGCATTTGACTAACTTCCAAAGAAATGTTGCAGAGCTAGAGGAAAGCTTCCAAAATAGGATGACGGAGAGAGTAGATAATCTATTTGAAAAGCATGGAAGAGTGTATGGAAACACGCTTAGTAGAATCGCTTCGTTTAGGATGAGCGAATCACGCAATGGCATAGCTGAGAAAATCGTAGAAGCACGACGCGAGTTAAGGAAGCTGAAAACAAATATTGAAAGCAAGTAA